A single Arachidicoccus sp. BS20 DNA region contains:
- a CDS encoding LytR/AlgR family response regulator transcription factor, translating into MLTATIIDNEEMGRIALRQKLNNYCPGIKILGEAADGAEGLHLIENQSPDIVFLDIEMPRMGGFEMLNQLPEHHFHLIFVTAYDQYAIRAIRFAAFDYLLKPVDIDELKQVVERAQQATPLHNNARKLEVLQENVKTSSHLGKIAIPVLEGLLFLNTEEIVHLEAAGNYTVIHLTDNSRQVATHTLKDFEELLPSNLFFRTHHSHIINLKYIKRYIKGDGGQIELTDDRFITVSRRKKEEFLKRFRQ; encoded by the coding sequence ATGCTTACCGCTACTATTATTGATAATGAGGAAATGGGACGCATCGCACTTCGTCAAAAACTCAACAACTATTGTCCCGGAATAAAAATTCTGGGCGAAGCCGCCGACGGCGCCGAAGGATTGCATCTTATCGAAAATCAATCGCCCGACATAGTGTTCCTCGATATTGAAATGCCCCGTATGGGCGGCTTTGAAATGCTCAACCAGCTGCCGGAGCATCACTTTCATCTCATTTTCGTTACTGCTTACGACCAATATGCCATCAGAGCCATACGCTTTGCTGCTTTCGACTATTTGCTAAAACCGGTAGATATTGACGAACTAAAGCAAGTGGTTGAGCGGGCACAACAGGCAACACCTTTACACAACAATGCCCGAAAGCTGGAAGTTTTACAAGAGAATGTAAAAACAAGTTCACACCTTGGGAAAATCGCCATTCCTGTTTTAGAAGGATTGCTGTTTCTGAACACAGAAGAAATTGTTCATCTCGAGGCAGCCGGCAATTATACAGTCATCCATCTTACCGATAATTCGCGGCAGGTAGCCACGCACACACTAAAAGATTTTGAAGAACTCCTGCCTTCCAATCTGTTTTTCCGTACACACCACTCCCATATCATCAACTTAAAATATATTAAAAGATATATCAAAGGCGATGGGGGACAAATAGAACTTACCGATGACCGGTTCATTACTGTATCAAGAAGAAAAAAAGAAGAATTTCTTAAAAGATTCAGGCAATAG
- a CDS encoding sensor histidine kinase → MSAYCTRRIFRYSFTCLAGVLVTYCSNLSAQRVLMKNYSMENGLVANPVFSIYQDTKGFMWFCTPYGISNYNGYRFTNYTEQSGLSTSLVSGIYEDESGSICITLDNGQIDKIGEDSIEHNIADKLLYACRLYKQKDSSVLVATDEDGIVHISHGKIIPITQHLRGRSSSFYRLENGTYIIGGSFSKNDINVSSLLLTDSRGYLLAQAEKNRPSDVFNIYNDSRGHLWICSGNGLKLISTNDLLNGKISFLPLPAPFRNALLQNVVTDMLEDHYGNYWIATEQGLIRITPAGKLTRFTDADGLASNKIICLYQDRENNLWAGTTKGVTKIPLGGYIQYYTTDDGLADNDIQSVLSLSNHTVFFTTVNGNLQQINPETSVVKTLTRKTPGFFRFIKTHTGQIFVAHSSMRWVARELYPFDPETGTGKKIFSFDRDFFCVETDSVGNYLIGSAYGLYSFNPLTGNKYILGNITERIYDMVFDKQGYLWVSSFSGKLYQLKLIYDDNNVTAEVKNRTPLITGSKSSYLFIDSRGAVWVGTHNNGVVKLTPKDSGYKILPVPFKDGIMSFSSHISMEDDNGDFFLSSLLGLDKLIVNKSGKGKPYRVFNFSKENHFFDEAWSVSKTRNGVFWVATSSGLVRITDRYTERLPSPPVYITHIQTPQNTVSPGKHLTLAYNEGNLQFEFSSPSFINEKTIQYTYRLSGSSDENWGTPDNKHSVSYAGLGEGDYQFEVKVINHTGNASPAAVFSFTVRPPWWETWWFILFTVLGCTIIILFLLRRRIKNIRYEAEMKHRIAETEMMALRAQMNPHFIFNSINNIDAFVQSNDKYHATMYLNKFARLLRNVLDSSRQNTVSLSKDLETLQLYVALEQLRDKNKYMVTFDIEKSLWNADYSVPPLIVQPFVENAIIHGLRNKTENNGHLQITVSTQLPYIKYVIEDNGVGRKTTAASNVFKNKTSYGTQMSNDRIRFFNKEEEASVSVTDLEKDGKPVGTRVEVLLKVD, encoded by the coding sequence ATGTCGGCATATTGTACACGCAGAATTTTTCGTTATTCATTCACTTGCCTTGCGGGAGTGTTAGTCACGTATTGTTCCAACCTCTCGGCACAGCGGGTACTGATGAAAAATTATTCCATGGAAAACGGTTTGGTAGCCAATCCCGTTTTCAGTATATACCAGGATACCAAAGGTTTTATGTGGTTTTGCACACCTTACGGAATAAGTAATTATAACGGATATCGATTTACCAATTATACTGAACAATCGGGGCTTTCCACAAGCCTGGTCAGCGGAATATATGAAGATGAATCAGGCAGTATATGCATTACGCTGGACAACGGGCAAATAGACAAAATAGGAGAAGATTCCATTGAACACAACATTGCCGACAAGCTGCTGTATGCTTGCCGGCTTTATAAACAAAAGGACAGTTCCGTACTCGTCGCTACGGATGAAGATGGCATTGTACATATTTCCCATGGGAAAATTATACCCATTACACAACACCTGCGCGGGAGAAGCTCATCGTTTTACCGGCTGGAAAACGGAACGTACATTATCGGGGGAAGCTTTTCTAAAAACGATATAAATGTTTCCTCGCTTTTACTAACCGACAGCAGGGGTTATCTATTGGCGCAAGCCGAAAAAAATCGTCCCTCCGATGTATTTAATATATATAATGACAGTCGCGGCCATTTATGGATATGCTCCGGCAACGGGCTTAAACTTATTTCTACCAACGATCTTCTGAATGGAAAAATTTCCTTCCTTCCTTTGCCTGCACCTTTCCGGAATGCCTTGCTTCAAAACGTGGTTACGGATATGCTGGAAGACCATTACGGCAACTACTGGATAGCTACCGAACAGGGGCTGATACGAATAACACCGGCAGGAAAACTTACCCGCTTTACCGATGCCGACGGGCTGGCTTCCAACAAAATAATTTGTCTTTATCAGGATAGAGAAAACAACCTTTGGGCAGGCACCACCAAAGGCGTTACCAAGATTCCGCTGGGCGGTTATATTCAATATTATACCACTGACGACGGGCTGGCGGACAATGATATTCAAAGTGTATTATCGCTCAGCAACCATACTGTTTTTTTTACTACCGTAAACGGAAATCTCCAGCAAATAAACCCCGAAACTTCTGTTGTAAAAACACTCACCCGTAAAACGCCGGGTTTTTTCAGGTTTATCAAAACACACACGGGACAAATATTTGTGGCGCATAGTTCCATGCGCTGGGTAGCCCGGGAACTGTATCCGTTTGACCCCGAAACCGGCACCGGCAAAAAAATATTTTCTTTTGACCGGGATTTTTTTTGTGTGGAAACCGATAGTGTGGGCAATTATTTAATCGGCTCCGCTTACGGATTGTATTCTTTTAATCCCCTAACGGGGAATAAATATATTTTGGGAAATATTACTGAGCGGATTTACGACATGGTTTTTGACAAACAAGGCTATTTGTGGGTCAGTAGTTTTTCAGGGAAGTTATATCAGTTGAAGTTGATATATGATGACAACAATGTAACTGCCGAAGTAAAAAACAGGACACCTTTGATTACCGGCAGCAAATCAAGTTATCTATTCATAGATTCCCGAGGCGCTGTCTGGGTAGGCACACACAACAACGGTGTAGTAAAATTAACACCGAAAGATTCCGGTTATAAGATTTTGCCCGTTCCATTTAAAGACGGGATAATGTCTTTCTCCAGTCATATTTCGATGGAAGATGACAACGGCGATTTTTTTCTTTCTTCTCTTTTGGGATTAGATAAATTAATCGTCAACAAGTCCGGCAAAGGAAAGCCATATAGGGTATTTAATTTCAGTAAAGAAAATCATTTTTTTGATGAAGCATGGTCTGTTTCAAAAACGAGAAACGGTGTGTTTTGGGTGGCTACCAGTTCCGGTCTGGTACGCATTACCGACCGCTATACGGAAAGGCTTCCTTCGCCGCCTGTATATATTACCCATATCCAAACACCTCAAAACACGGTATCTCCAGGGAAGCATTTGACATTGGCATACAATGAAGGCAATCTTCAGTTTGAATTTTCTTCGCCATCTTTTATCAATGAAAAAACAATTCAATACACTTACCGACTCTCAGGCAGCTCCGATGAAAACTGGGGTACGCCTGATAATAAACATTCCGTTTCCTATGCAGGATTAGGCGAAGGAGATTATCAATTTGAGGTAAAAGTGATTAATCACACAGGCAATGCAAGTCCCGCAGCAGTATTTTCTTTCACGGTGCGTCCACCTTGGTGGGAAACATGGTGGTTTATTCTTTTCACTGTTCTCGGCTGCACAATAATTATTCTTTTTCTGCTAAGAAGAAGAATTAAAAATATTCGCTATGAAGCGGAAATGAAACACAGAATAGCCGAGACCGAAATGATGGCGTTGCGGGCGCAAATGAACCCGCATTTTATTTTCAACAGTATTAATAATATTGACGCTTTTGTTCAAAGCAATGACAAGTACCATGCGACCATGTATCTAAATAAATTTGCACGTCTATTACGAAATGTATTGGACAGTTCCAGACAAAACACAGTATCTTTATCCAAAGATTTGGAAACTTTGCAATTGTATGTCGCATTGGAGCAGCTTAGGGATAAAAATAAATACATGGTTACTTTCGATATAGAAAAATCGTTGTGGAATGCCGATTACAGTGTGCCGCCGCTTATTGTACAGCCTTTTGTGGAAAACGCCATCATTCACGGGCTGCGCAACAAAACAGAGAACAACGGTCATTTGCAAATTACCGTTTCCACTCAATTACCTTATATAAAATATGTGATAGAAGACAATGGCGTAGGTAGAAAAACAACCGCCGCCAGTAATGTATTTAAAAATAAAACATCTTACGGAACACAAATGAGCAACGACCGTATTCGTTTTTTTAACAAAGAAGAAGAGGCTTCCGTTTCCGTAACAGATTTGGAGAAAGACGGTAAACCTGTCGGCACACGCGTAGAAGTATTGTTGAAAGTTGATTAA